From Acidimicrobiales bacterium, one genomic window encodes:
- a CDS encoding CoA-binding protein has product MTRNLSALFDPKGIIITGVSNHPGKFGFVTLHNLLASGYEGDVFPVGREAGEVLGRPVLGSIDDVPAGRADMVFICTPQAVNEDLLRAAAAKGVTAAFFAAAGYREAGPEGAEAERRLVLLADDLGIAVAGPNGQGVVSTPSKMCAQIVAPYAPAGRIAVASQSGNFVSSFLNLAHHTGVGISRAVAAGNAAVLGIADYVEWFADDPETSVCLVYMESVDDGREMFERLKAVAERKPVVVVKGGASDAGARAAASHTGALASDDAVFDGMCHQAGLIRARDVEEAFEVAATIATQPLPAGPRVVVVTTVGGWGVAAVDAMSGTRLEATPLPADLYAAIDEKLPPRWSRNNPVDMAGGETRDTVPEILELAASHPDVDAVLFLGLGIQSNTAAMLREGGFYPDHGLERIVDFHERQDARYAQAAGEIAARTGTPVLMATELANARPDNAGPAGARAAGLMCHASAGRAIRSLDLMSRYANWRAARGL; this is encoded by the coding sequence GTGACCCGCAATCTCTCGGCCCTTTTCGACCCGAAGGGGATCATCATCACCGGTGTCTCGAACCATCCCGGCAAGTTCGGTTTCGTGACGCTGCACAATCTGCTCGCTTCGGGCTACGAGGGCGACGTCTTCCCCGTCGGCCGCGAGGCGGGCGAGGTGCTCGGCCGACCGGTGCTCGGATCCATCGACGACGTGCCCGCAGGCCGGGCCGACATGGTGTTCATCTGCACCCCACAGGCAGTCAACGAGGACCTCCTGCGGGCCGCGGCGGCCAAGGGCGTGACCGCCGCCTTCTTCGCCGCCGCCGGTTATCGCGAGGCCGGTCCGGAGGGCGCAGAGGCCGAGCGCCGACTGGTCCTCCTCGCCGACGACCTGGGCATCGCGGTCGCCGGCCCCAACGGCCAGGGTGTCGTGTCCACGCCGTCGAAGATGTGCGCCCAGATCGTCGCGCCCTACGCCCCCGCCGGCCGGATCGCCGTCGCCAGCCAGTCGGGCAACTTCGTGTCGTCGTTCCTCAACCTCGCCCACCACACCGGGGTGGGCATCAGCCGGGCGGTCGCCGCCGGCAACGCCGCCGTCCTCGGCATCGCCGACTATGTCGAGTGGTTCGCCGACGACCCCGAGACGAGCGTGTGCCTCGTCTACATGGAGTCGGTCGACGACGGCCGCGAGATGTTCGAACGACTGAAGGCCGTCGCCGAACGGAAGCCGGTCGTCGTGGTGAAGGGCGGGGCCTCCGATGCCGGAGCCCGCGCCGCGGCCAGCCACACGGGCGCGCTGGCATCCGACGACGCGGTGTTCGACGGCATGTGCCACCAGGCCGGTCTCATCCGGGCGCGCGACGTGGAGGAGGCGTTCGAGGTCGCCGCGACGATCGCCACCCAGCCGCTCCCCGCCGGGCCGCGGGTCGTCGTGGTGACGACCGTCGGCGGCTGGGGCGTCGCCGCGGTCGACGCGATGAGTGGCACCCGACTCGAGGCCACACCGCTCCCCGCGGACCTGTATGCGGCGATCGACGAGAAGCTCCCCCCGCGGTGGAGCAGGAACAACCCGGTCGACATGGCCGGCGGCGAGACGCGCGACACGGTGCCGGAGATCCTCGAACTCGCCGCCTCGCACCCCGACGTCGACGCCGTGCTCTTCCTCGGTCTCGGCATCCAGTCGAACACAGCGGCCATGCTGCGCGAGGGCGGGTTCTACCCCGACCACGGGCTCGAACGGATCGTCGACTTCCACGAGCGCCAGGACGCCCGCTACGCGCAAGCCGCCGGAGAGATCGCCGCCCGCACGGGAACGCCCGTGCTCATGGCCACCGAGCTCGCGAACGCCCGCCCCGACAACGCAGGGCCGGCCGGTGCCCGCGCCGCGGGGCTCATGTGCCACGCGTCGGCCGGACGGGCGATCCGATCGCTCGATCTGATGAGCCGCTACGCGAATTGGCGCGCGGCGCGCGGACTCTGA
- a CDS encoding acetate--CoA ligase family protein, giving the protein MSITLSEAESRRIVARHGVPVSPFVTGTSTDEVVAALAADPTVVYPVVAKLCGRAIAHKTERGLVRLRIPDEAGLRAACDDLLAAARPEDGAVEVLVSSMVAGNRELIAGLNDDPQFGLTIMLGIGGILAEAIRDVVFRLVPITAVDAAEMIDDLATQRLLDEFRGEPALDREALTDALVALAKVGEQERGIRSADLNPLILVDGKPIAVDALLEVDPEGTS; this is encoded by the coding sequence GTGAGCATCACCCTTTCCGAAGCGGAATCTCGGCGGATCGTGGCCCGCCACGGCGTCCCGGTGTCGCCGTTCGTGACCGGCACCAGCACCGACGAGGTGGTCGCCGCCCTCGCCGCCGACCCCACTGTCGTCTACCCGGTGGTCGCGAAGCTGTGCGGTCGGGCGATCGCCCACAAGACCGAGCGGGGACTCGTGCGGCTCCGGATCCCCGACGAGGCCGGCCTCCGAGCCGCCTGCGACGATCTGCTGGCCGCCGCCCGCCCCGAGGACGGCGCGGTCGAGGTCCTCGTGTCGAGCATGGTCGCCGGCAACCGCGAGCTGATCGCCGGGCTCAACGACGACCCGCAGTTCGGGCTGACCATCATGCTCGGGATCGGTGGCATCCTCGCCGAGGCGATCCGCGATGTCGTCTTCCGGCTCGTGCCGATCACCGCGGTCGACGCAGCAGAGATGATCGACGACCTCGCCACCCAGCGCCTGCTCGACGAATTCCGCGGCGAACCGGCCCTCGATCGAGAGGCCCTGACCGACGCGCTCGTGGCGCTGGCGAAGGTCGGCGAGCAGGAGCGAGGGATCCGCTCGGCCGACCTCAACCCGCTGATCCTCGTTGACGGCAAGCCGATCGCGGTCGACGCTTTGCTCGAGGTCGACCCGGAGGGCACATCGTGA
- a CDS encoding DUF393 domain-containing protein, producing MLVFDGDCGFCTSSARWIEARLSGHAAVVPWQSCDLGELGLTEADVTTAAYWIDESGTAHRGHRAIGLSLMTAGGAWAIVGRLIITPPISWLAGPVYRLVAKYRHRLPGATDACRLPD from the coding sequence GTGCTCGTGTTCGACGGCGACTGTGGGTTCTGCACCTCTTCGGCCCGCTGGATCGAGGCGCGTCTGTCCGGCCATGCCGCGGTCGTCCCCTGGCAGTCGTGTGACCTCGGCGAGCTCGGTCTCACCGAAGCCGACGTGACCACCGCCGCCTACTGGATCGACGAGTCGGGCACCGCCCACCGGGGACACCGGGCGATCGGGTTGTCGCTCATGACCGCCGGCGGAGCCTGGGCGATCGTCGGGCGACTGATCATCACGCCGCCGATCTCGTGGCTCGCCGGGCCCGTCTACCGCCTCGTCGCGAAGTATCGCCACCGCCTGCCGGGCGCGACCGACGCCTGCCGTCTGCCCGACTGA
- a CDS encoding enoyl-CoA hydratase/isomerase family protein — MNDDETVDLGSPCLVATYADHVLRVRIDRVDRRNSMTQDMYRGVKRAAVMADREADIDVLVITGTDDVFCVGGDMAGNSIDDPTLAAEWDPTDHFPFRHLERCSAAVIAAVNGLCYAGGLDLMLHCDFSIAKESARFRAPELLRGAPDVFMATRLADWVGLGNAKWIMFAMEAFGAERAMQMGLLQQVVPDDDFDAAVDRLVEAVTKGAPKSRSVIKDDINRQLRPHDARVFQRSIMNPEMREGMTAFVEKRDPVWPRD, encoded by the coding sequence ATGAATGACGACGAGACGGTCGACCTCGGCTCTCCCTGCCTGGTCGCGACCTACGCCGACCACGTGCTGCGGGTGCGGATCGATCGGGTGGACCGCCGCAACTCGATGACCCAGGACATGTACCGCGGGGTGAAGCGCGCCGCGGTCATGGCCGACAGGGAAGCCGACATCGACGTGTTGGTCATCACCGGGACCGACGACGTGTTCTGCGTCGGCGGCGACATGGCGGGCAACTCGATCGACGACCCGACGCTCGCCGCAGAGTGGGATCCGACCGACCACTTCCCGTTCCGACACCTCGAGCGGTGCTCCGCAGCAGTGATCGCCGCCGTCAACGGACTCTGTTACGCGGGTGGACTCGACCTGATGCTGCACTGTGACTTCTCGATCGCCAAGGAGTCGGCGCGGTTTCGGGCACCGGAACTCCTCCGGGGTGCGCCCGATGTCTTCATGGCCACCCGGCTGGCGGACTGGGTCGGTCTGGGCAACGCCAAGTGGATCATGTTCGCGATGGAGGCGTTCGGGGCCGAACGGGCGATGCAGATGGGGCTGTTGCAGCAGGTCGTGCCCGACGACGACTTCGATGCCGCGGTCGACCGACTCGTCGAAGCAGTGACCAAGGGTGCACCGAAGAGTCGCTCTGTGATCAAGGACGACATCAACCGCCAGCTTCGTCCACACGACGCCCGGGTCTTCCAACGATCGATCATGAATCCCGAGATGCGCGAGGGCATGACCGCGTTCGTGGAGAAGCGCGACCCCGTCTGGCCCCGCGACTGA